The window GTGAGTTAAACATATGTATGTTCAAACAGATAAAGCGTAAAGTGCATTTTCCTAATGGAGAATATGATGATTAAACTgatgcatgttttctttttcttttctctgaatTCTTCAAAAGCTCTACTTTTGCGTCGCAAAGAAAAGAGGGATGCACAATGACTTGGCTATTTCTGAACCCTAGTCAAACGAATAACAAGAAGCTGACGGTGTGAAATCTGACTTATAAACAGACTCCTCTGATGTGATCATTCTGTCCAATAAAGGCAAAACGAGGGAGAAGTCGCTGCCGTTTTCACACTGACTTCTGCTTTGTCTTTTGAAAAGTGGCGTCTGAAAGTCTGACTCTTAGAGTTACTGATTTGCAGGCTGCATGTTAAGGTAGACCATGTAAGTGATTTCCACGGGCATTGCACTAAAGGAGAACAAATCGCTGACAAAGGGGGTAGCTTTGCGATTCAATAGCGTCGTTAGGACGACCGAAAAGTATGCCTCAGATAATAAGTTCTACTTCAAAGCGTCTCCCATTCAGCTGTGACTGCTGCAGCTTTTATGAACTCCCCCCTTTTCATTCCGAAAGGATTGTCTCTTTGGTTATTTTTCACCATGTTTATTTTGCACTATTCAAAAGGCACTTGTTTTGAATAAATAGAAGATCATTCTTTCTTCGGGAAAATAATAGTTTGCGGACAAAAGATTGTATTTCCAAAGTAAACCTTAATGCGCAGGAGTGATTTCAAAGATTTGGGAACAAAAAATATGAGCGATTCTGACGAAGTGCGAATTGGCTGCTCTAACATAGCATGAAACTAAAGGTCAGTGCGACTGTATCTTAATAGAGTGTTTCCAATTGAAGTTGCCTGTTTCCAGTGtctggtaaacacacacacacacacacacacacacacacacacacacacacacacacacacacacacacacacacacagtttatgaAGTGCACTTGAACTTCGCTTTATTTATGGGGCGTTTCACTGACACAAAAAGGTAGATTTACAACATCCAAAGGCGCACCAGCGTACATGCTTTATATTCCATTGAAGGGTGTAACGCAATATGAGGCGTGTATTAATGTTCGTTAGCATGACATttctattctttttcttttggtgTTCTCTTATGAAGCATAATAGGACTTGATACAGTTTTCTCGCACAAAAACCGCTAAATGAAATGTTGCTCTGTTACACAATATTATTGCGTTTGCTGATTTAAAAGGAGAAGGTGATTCATGGGAGAGGCATCATGCTTTGATGTTTGACTCTTTAGTAgtagtttgtatttttttctacTAAAAATATTCAAATGGCCCTGTAGAAATCGCACCGTGCAGTCTTTCGTTCTGAAGTGGATCTCTTTGAAGTGGTGCAGGACTTGCGCTGGTCAGTTCTGAGTCTACAGTCTTGGACAGGGGGCACTTTgaaagtgtgattgtgtgttttaaACAAGGAAATTAGACGGgggattttgtttcattttcaccATACAAGATTCTCCTTATTGTCTGGCATCTTTGGTGTCTTATATTCCCATGAATGATTCATCTATTGATGGATTTGTGCTATTCTTCCTTTCATAACGTGCTTTATAAACAAGTGATACGTTTTACCATTTGAAAGAGCAGAGGGAATATTTTATTCAGCAGaaattcagaaaataaataattggtcATTCGTTGGGAAATAGCACAGTTTTCTAGCATTGTCTGTTACGTTGTTGGTCATTTAATAGTGAGTGTGTAAGTCCTGCCTTTTATTCAAGTTTTCCATATATTTCTACACAAACATCACATGTCTTCACAACTTTAAGTAATTCCATTAATACCATCATGCACCTCAACAGAAAGAGTTACTACACGGGTCATGCGAAAGATTCTTCACATTATAGAGCCTATTCAAGTAagaccccttttttttttacagaacacgaaaataataataataataataataatttcaccaaaattatattattCTTTGGTGTATCTGTACTTCCAGAGCAACATTAATACCaacaaataaattacaatgtACAAAACTCGTCGAGACTCTACAACAACATTCACAAGCATCAATACCAGATACTATTTACAAATCAGTCAGGGATAGGCCTGTCAATAATACAGTATTTAGGGTCTCAAAGGACATATTCGTACTCTTTAATCAGAGTTACATTGATTTTGcataaaatatagatttaaataaatatcacaaaACCGTCCTGACCACGGTTATTGGTATAAAATTTAACAAAGACTCAACCCATTTAAaactcgttttttttttctttgacacTGACAATATACAAGTAAAACTCAATTTATTATCACTGCACTTTTTCCCAAACTCTAAACAATGCCCCTTAGACATTTAACGTGTAAAATGCTTTTCTATAAAAGATTTCTCTGCAACGAAGGggttgtaatgtaaaaaaaaaataaaaaataaaaataaacataataattattttgagctcaattattttatgaaaagtcaGGTACAATcttaaaaaaatggaaaagtcAATAATTTCATGTTTGATTtcgaaatttcacaattcattTTGCACGTAACTACTTATGTTATCATCATCATAGGGAACATAAATTGCATCAATGCTCTGAGCAAGTTTTAAGGGCAAACTGGTGGCAAAATCTCTTTCACCCTCTGACATCCATACGAGGTTCCATGTCCTTTCAAATGGAACGCTTGAATTgtgatattttttacatttatttatttatttatttattattattaaatagggACCATTCATCATGAATATATTCCTTGCTGTTCACATCAGAGCATTGCCCTTGGATCTGTGTGTCTGAAAGTGTCCTCGTCGTCAGATTCCGACGTTGGCACGTCGCTGGAGGGAGTGTGTAGATTGTTTGCTCCAGCACTCCCATGGCACACGTACCACTCGTTTAGGTTGGTCACCTGAGGCGAAAGGTTCGATGAACGGTTCCTGTGGGGCTCCAGGTTTGGTGAGAGGGTATCACCGATCGTCGTGGACGATGGCTGGTAAGAGGAGCCTGTGTTGGAGGAAGGGGGCGGAGGAGACTTGCAGTGAACCTTCATGTGTTTGCGCAGAGAGCTCGGGTGTGTGTACGACTTGTCACATCCCCTCACTTTACAGAAGTAAGGCTTATCACTCGTGTGGACGTGAGAGTGCTTCTTCCTGTCACTGCTGTTGGCAAATTTCCTGTCACAGCCTTCAAACTCGCATTTGAACGGCTTCTCGCCTAGGAGATAacaaaaattgggagaaaatgtggTGAAGAAATCATCCGTGTACTTTTTAAATCATTAGGTCCAGGGAAGATTTTTGCTCATTAGAAAATAAGAGCTCATTTATGCTTAGTAACCAGTAGCAATGGATGGGCGACCAAAGTATTTTGCCAATGCATCGCCTTGAAAACAGCATTAATAATATGCATTCAGTGATTGGTGGTTTCGTTTAGAGAATCAAAACACTTTGAGATATAACTCCACAGCAGCTTATTATTTCCTGCTATAGCATATGGAGATATTACATATGCTTCAGGTACACCACACTCTGTAAACGTAGGCAGTTCTCACCTACTGAAGTGTGCAAAAGTGGATccaagattatatattttattttattattattattattttttactggaTGTACCACTGACTCATGCAGTTCAACTACACTAAAACATGTTGGCCGTCCATATGAGGATTTATCAGATTGCCTGGAGTGAAAGAAATGACCTGGCTTTTCGAGATATCAAAATGATCTcatgtaaaaatacattaaacGTAGTAATTTGTTCACTGTATCCTACCGGGAAAAttggcttattaaaaaaaaaaaaattaaaataaaaaaaaaaaaaaaaaaaaatgcaataactgACTTTTTACTCATATTTCACTATTTATTCGAGATACCACAATGTGCACAGAATTCTAAATCTAGGTGAGTTTGACAGGCTAGCCTGTATATTCAGAGGGCAGATCATGTCAGCACGTTGTGCATGGTAAATATAATTCCATCAAATAGTATCCCAAACTATCAATGCAACTGCTTTACAGCTGGCAATAACAAAATGTCTTGTACTCTCTCACACTTCTCTCGCATACCAAGAAACTTTATAATGGGTTCAGGTTAATTAGTAGATGTTAGTACTGACAGGAGAAAGAGCttgtatacatatttaaaataactgtCTAATATGAAGCTTACATGTTTTAAATAATTGTGTTAGAATACAGACATAAGAGGAACACCAGAAGCAGAGGCCTTCCTTGCCCTGCAAAAATGCCAAGAGCAATGGCAGCATAGTTTGGCACCATGGCTGGCAGTGGCACACTTTCCATATTAACATTGGTATGGACTTATTTAATCTGTTTGCAGTTATCTGTGGCTATAATAGAGACCACCACGTGCAAAATGCTCAAGCATAACCTCTGGCCATTATTTTGCCTGTAGTCTGATGTAACTATTCGTGCTTGTTTTGCTCTAAACACAATAGCATCAAATTGTGAAACATGCAGTCATAACTGCAGCCTGATCTCTTCTCCTAGAGTAAACTATTCAGCATCAAAGCAGTCAGGGTGAAACATTTGCAATCAGGGTGAAAATTTGTTCTAATGCGTTGTATTTGTAGAATCTACAACTGAATTCGTATGCACTTCTAATTGCATTCGCAAAAAATAATGCATGAGACTAAGCAACATAAATTAATTATTTCTACGCCGAAACTTTAGCTTGGCAAAGACGCGAAGCAGAAGAATacacaatgtaaacaaataaCCCTCTTCCCTTGGTTATGAAGAGGGGAAATTTGTGCATGGGGAGGGGGGAGAAGAAAGTGATTATTTTCCCTCATAAAGCTGGTAGCCTACATGTCAACACAAATCGATTACTACGTAGTACAACACACATTCTTCCATAGATATATATCAACACGTTTTTCTGTGAGTAAAGTAATTTTTGTGCACTTTTGGCTTACCTGTGTGCGTCCTCTTATGAATCTTGAGATTTTCCGAGCgcgcaaatacttttccacaacCGGGAAATGGACACGGGAACGGTTTCTCTCCCGTGTGCACGCGGATGTGATTGATCAGTTTGTACTTGGCTTTGAACGCCTTTCCCTCGCGCGGACACTCTTCCCAGAAGCAGACGTGACTGCTCTGCTCCGGTCCTCCGACGTGCTCCACCGTAACGTGGTTCACGAGCTCGTGCATGGTGCTAAAAGTTTTGGAGCATGGCTTCTTGGAGGTCTGCTCTTGATCAATCCACTTGCAGATTAACTCTTGCTTGATGGGCTGCCGCATGTATCGCAAAAACGCCCCCGTGGCTCCGTGTGGAGCCGTGGCGAGGTTCACATTTAAGTTCATGGAGTTGTAGCTGTGGAGAGAAGAAGATCCATAGTGCTCGGGCCTGTGGCCGAAGTGCTCTGGCCTGCCGTAGATGTCCCCCGGCAGACCCAGACGCATCTGCCCGTTGAGGGCATGATGGTGATGGGCACCTGGGGCCGCTTGCTCGTGCAGTCCAGAGAAAAGTGGATGGGCACCACCTTCCGCGTGCCCATAAGCACCTGTTGGGGAAATGAACATGCCATGGTGATGAGGGGAGGAGGCGGAACTATGCTGGTCGCCAAGTGCATGCATAGCAGAGGCTGAGAGCTCTCTCCTGAGGATGAAGTCCCTGCTGGAGGTGTAGCCTGTGTGGGGGTGAGCCACGGGGAAACCAACTGTGGTCTGAGAAGACGTGAAAGACGCCGCGGTCTGGGCTTCGGGATGGCTTTGAACAGGCTGAGAGGGACTAAGTTTGAGAGCATTGGTCTGTGCCATGTGCTCAGGTCCAAATGGAGTGAGAGCCACTCCGGGGTCGTTGCCCATCTCCCCAGGGTGGAGGTGGGCATGGTGGGAGTGTGGGTGATGCCCCCCTATCCCCAGGAAGCCTGTCATATTCTGATGAGGAAGGGCTTGAGTCGATGCCAAATCCGCTAATCTTATCGCCGAATTCCTCTTGCTTAAAGGGGGCTCCATCACTACGCTGTCATGTCCGCCCTCGCTGCTATTGTTTCCCCCAACTACAGGCCTTCCAAAAccattaaaatatatgtatatggcCGTCTATAGAACTTCTTTTGTCCTGCCTCTAACTCTGCTTGCTCCTTTTCCCACTCTGTCCTCAAGCGATTGGCAGAACATACAACAGTTGGAGGACACAGTGGGGAATAGAGTTTAGAAATGGCACTGCGGGTATTGGACAGATTTCTGTGACTGGCAGTTAAGAGAACGAAGCGATTGGCTGTCTTTCAGCGTAGAGGCTCAGCGGGGTTCCGCCCCCTCACTCTCTTCATCACTGTTCACTCCAGAAAGTTGTGCTCACAAAGTTACAGGCAAATATGTTTACCAAGACACACACACGTGTGGAAGGATGTTGTTTTTCCTTTGTACAAAATACGAGCATATTGAGCAACCCCCACCCCCAcgtaaaaatagaaataaatacaaataataataattacaattaaaaaaatgttgtttggGCATCAATCCAACAGAATtccctcaaataaataaataaataaaaataatcttatatatatatatatatatatatatatatatatatatatatatatatatatatatatatataattatcttaATAGTTGTAAAAAGCTAAGGATAAGCtggaaataatgaaaataatataccaaaaaaaaaaaaaaaaaaaaaaaaggttatttttagacatttttttattcttgCAGTGATTTGTATATGTATAGGCAAAACTAAATTAGAAGAAGGTAAACTGAATAATAAGTGCTCTGGaaccataaaacattttttttatttttttttatttattttttgttgcataATTTCGACGCCATAAACAAATTGCGTGAAGACAGATTGTTGAAATTCTTTATAGCCTCGATTGTAGGCCTATAGATACATTTgttttaaacaccattttaatTCACCAACATAAACATGTAATTGtacattcaaaataatgtttagcaAATGCATTTTCATATTAATGCATCTCAGATTTTTGGAGGAAAAATCCACTGGTCGCTGACAGACATTGATAGATTCCTGTGCTTTATGTTAGGAAAAAAGTCAGTTGTTAAACTTTTCAAGCGCTCTATATTGTGCCTTGGTATAATGATAAAAACGCTTTTTCCTTGAAGTCTTTCAAACCTGACATTACTTTGTTGTTTTCACCAAGTGTTGTTTTCAAAACGTTTAAGAAGCATCTCGCCCTTCTCgtaattttaattcatgtttatttgtaagTGTGTGTCATGGTGCACGTCCACGCCCTTTTAGAGTCCATGTTGAACTCAGCAGGAAGTGTTTGCCATTGATTTAATATGTCTTAATTCAAAGACAACTTTGAAAATGCTCCAGGGCAGTTGTTACCATATTCCAAAGAATTACTGCAAAAACTAATCAAGTACAGTAGGAGGTTAAACTGGAATAAAtcttaataatacaaattaacaaATGGCTGTTTGTGGATTGTGTATCACACACCTttataaaatactaaaataatttcaatattctgagtacatttaatatcagttagatagacagatatatgccataaaaaaataaaaataaaaaaaaataaataatttctctcAGATCACGTAAAATTGCAGAATTGAGGGCTAAATTCAACAAACCTTGAAAAACAAAGGTATCAAAGGAATTTTTACGATTAACATTAATTGTGTATATTGCACCTGTAGTAATTGCAAGTGTTACTATTTCCTGCACAAGCTAACATGCCTGACAGCTTTGTTTAGGGTCTTAATTGGTTAAAGAACCACTATGTATCCCGATTAATGCGCCGGCAGCATTACAATCTATTTAGAATTACGACATCCCAAATCAACATTTGCCTCTAAATAATGGAAGAGTATGCCTTAGGGGTGTTGCTGTTGTCCTTGAAAAATTTGTATtaatagttcatttaaaataaaaaaatcatgatgAGAATTGTACTGTATAATGGCTggatatggttaaaaaaaatgttgtgtgcgTACCTTTTAGAGTTTTCGGATGCTGTTGTGTATGAAAACGAAATAACGGAGGGAGAAGGCGGTAGCATAATTGTCTTCTTGCAACCTTTGAACAGAGAGGATTTCTTAACATAATAAGTTCAAAGGGTAACATATGTGGTCTCCACGGGTCGGAGTTCAAACACCTTTGAAACACCCAATGTCACTAAAAGTAACCAACAATGCGTCACCATATTGATAATGACAAACTTGAAAGAAATGCCTTGTCGCTTTGTCTTATAGTAATACACAACAATGAAAAGCCATATGTCATGTTAACTAGCTATTGTTATTACTGTTCAGGTCTGGTGATTTAAAGGATATTTGGGATTTTCAATTTtcacaagaggaaaaaaaaaaaaatcatagattAATACAAAGGGAGTTAAACTTGTTTCCCCCACGTATAGTTGTTCTGTGTTTGGTTTTAGCATTTTCGAACCTTTTCCTGTCCTTGCTATATGAGAAAAGAACCGCAAAAACTGCAGCGATGTGGTCCAGGCCGACTGCACTCTGTCTAATTTCTCTTTCTTCTTCCCCTTGCCCATTGAATAAGAGAAAGGTTCTGTGATTTTCCGGAGAAATAAAGAACTTCTTAGAGAGGTCGGTAGACGTGACTTTGAACTTGGATCAGATCCTATGTTTCCTGTGGAGAGGGTAGAAATAGTCTTGGAAGAATGGTACACAACGTTCAAACGGCATGGCTTTGAGCAGAGGCACACAGAATTCCCAAAGTTTTATACATCCTACGCCCTGTTTACAACATTCGGAGCTGAGGAAAGACAAGAgaaagtgtgttttgtgttgaaaCTGGACTTGGGACGTAAGTTCATTGTAATTGTAAGTAAACTTTCTTTAACTGAatgttaacattttaataaacGCTCGTATTTGCAAAAAAGAGAGTTCTGAAATACAATTCATGAAGTGGCTTGGCCTGCAATCCACTAATAATACCATCATGGGTCTGGATAAGAGTCGGACCGTTTCGTTATTGTTATGTGTACATGATAGGTGGTGTAAAAAATAACTCGCATATATGATTTTCCCGTAATCACAAAATAGGCCTACCAGTGCATTTGATTTTTACATATACGGATTTATTCCATTGGAAAGACTTGACACTTGGTCCATGACGTCACGGTTTTATTAAAGGTGTATCAgattgtgcttgtttaacaagAAAATGCATCATATCAAGCCATTATATATTAAAATGGCATTGTGTTGGCTGTTGGCAATTTGTATGTGTGATCTTGGCATTATTCTGAGCGTGAGCATTAGGCTTAATTATGTTAAGAATAGTAATTTATGGCAAAATAAAACACAGTAGCGTGCTATTGTTGTGTATAGTGTATAGTTGTGTGCTGTTGTAGAGGAAATAACAAATTAAAGAGGATATATAACAGGAGTTTAGTGTTAGCTAACAAACATTGCGTTTTCTAATACAATAACACTTATtgtaatgatgataatgatgttTTGGCGATAATGTAGGCTACTACCCGCACTTCTCCTTCCTTTTTTTGCTCCAAAACCAATGtcattttaatgtatcccttggTGCCATATATCTCAATAGGCTTATGTTTTGTTAATACATGCATccacattttattaataatttttttatatgtcaGTC is drawn from Myxocyprinus asiaticus isolate MX2 ecotype Aquarium Trade chromosome 11, UBuf_Myxa_2, whole genome shotgun sequence and contains these coding sequences:
- the LOC127447715 gene encoding zinc finger protein ZIC 5-like, with translation MEPPLSKRNSAIRLADLASTQALPHQNMTGFLGIGGHHPHSHHAHLHPGEMGNDPGVALTPFGPEHMAQTNALKLSPSQPVQSHPEAQTAASFTSSQTTVGFPVAHPHTGYTSSRDFILRRELSASAMHALGDQHSSASSPHHHGMFISPTGAYGHAEGGAHPLFSGLHEQAAPGAHHHHALNGQMRLGLPGDIYGRPEHFGHRPEHYGSSSLHSYNSMNLNVNLATAPHGATGAFLRYMRQPIKQELICKWIDQEQTSKKPCSKTFSTMHELVNHVTVEHVGGPEQSSHVCFWEECPREGKAFKAKYKLINHIRVHTGEKPFPCPFPGCGKVFARSENLKIHKRTHTGEKPFKCEFEGCDRKFANSSDRKKHSHVHTSDKPYFCKVRGCDKSYTHPSSLRKHMKVHCKSPPPPSSNTGSSYQPSSTTIGDTLSPNLEPHRNRSSNLSPQVTNLNEWYVCHGSAGANNLHTPSSDVPTSESDDEDTFRHTDPRAML